One stretch of Excalfactoria chinensis isolate bCotChi1 chromosome 2, bCotChi1.hap2, whole genome shotgun sequence DNA includes these proteins:
- the SNRNP48 gene encoding LOW QUALITY PROTEIN: U11/U12 small nuclear ribonucleoprotein 48 kDa protein (The sequence of the model RefSeq protein was modified relative to this genomic sequence to represent the inferred CDS: inserted 2 bases in 1 codon), with amino-acid sequence MAASPSSVSXAAVPPSVAMAASCAVWLEDQVDRVSCPYDPHHRVPRASLERHAASCRLRKMGYSAEEQAEMYDSRFFYENLKVPTVAMDKDLQFHIVQQARAQSAKEGIGYTEGSYSSLPVEVPQNHKRFTCDLTQADRLALYDYVVEETKKQRSRSQITENDSDLFVDLAAKITQDDSQKGPKSHLEILAEMRDYKRRRQSYRAKNVHITKKSYTEVIREVIGVHMEELSNHWQEENRLDNAEMCEGGKSRPSGRKEDRRSASVDSRQSGGSSKDTERSRHRRESSRSPSKRKRSRDRGKDRDSRRKREREEDKYHSHKRRK; translated from the exons ATGGCGGCGTCGCCTTCTTCCGTTTC GGCGGCTGTCCCGCCCTCAGTAGCGATGGCGGCTTCCTGCGCTGTGTGGCTGGAGGATCAG GTGGATCGGGTATCCTGCCCCTACGACCCCCATCACCGTGTGCCGCGGGCGTCGTTGGAGAGGCATGCGGCGTCCTGTCGCCTCCGCAAGATGGGCTACTCCGCCGAGGAGCAG GCTGAGATGTATGACTCCCGCTTCTTCTATGAGAACCTGAAGGTGCCCACCGTTGCAATGG ATAAAGATCTACAGTTTCACATAGTTCAGCAAGCTAGAGCTCAGAGTGCCAAAGAAGGCATAGGCTACACCGAAG GATCCTATTCATCGCTGCCTGTAGAAGTTCCTCAGAATCACAAACGTTTCACCTGTGACCTGACTCAAGCTGACCGTCTTGCTCTTTATGATTACGTTGTTGAGGAAACAAAGAAGCAGAGGTCTAGGtcacaaatcacagaaaatgACAGTGACCTCTTTGTGGATTTAGCAGCCAAGATCACTCAAG ATGACAGTCAGAAAGGTCCAAAGTCCCATCTGGAAATTTTGGCTGAAATGCGAGACTACAAAAGGCGACGGCAGTCATACAGGGCTAAGAATGTTCATATAACGAAGAAGTCTTACACTGAG GTGATTCGGGAAGTGATTGGTGTACATATGGAGGAACTCAGCAACCACTGGCAGGAAGAGAATAGGTTGGATAATGCAGAGATGTGTGAAGGGGGAAAGTCAAGACCTTCAGGAAG AAAGGAAGACAGGCGGTCAGCTTCGGTAGACTCGAGGCAGTCTGGAGGAAGCTCAAAGGACACTGAACGCAGCAGGCATAGGCGAGAGAGCAGCAGGAGtccaagcaaaagaaaaaggagtcgAGACAGAGGGAAGGACAGAGATTCTcggaggaaaagagaaag GGAAGAAGACAAGTATCACAGCCATAAAAGAAGGAAGTAG